Below is a genomic region from Caulobacter rhizosphaerae.
CGACCGCGAACAGGTCGTCCGGCTTCTTCGGGTCGCCGTCCAGCACCGGGCGGGGCAACTGGTCCAGGGCGGCGGGGAAAGTGACGGGCAGGCGGCCCGAGGCGTCCACTTCGCCGGTCAGCACGCGGGCGATGGCTTCGCCGCCCTCCGAGCCCGGATACCAGGCCTCGACCACGCCGCCCACCTTGGACAGCCACGGCATCAGCACTGGGCCGCCGGTTTCCAGCACCACCACCGTCTTGCCGTTGGCCGTGGCCACGGCGTCGATCAGGGCGTCCTGGTCGTTCTCCAGCGTCAGGGGGCTGTCGAAGGCCTCGCCGTTCCAGTGGGTGGCGAACACCAGCACCACGTCCGCGCCGGCCGCCAGCTTGGCGGCGGCGGCCGTGTCCTTGCCGTCGGCGTACTGGATGTCGGCGCCGGGCAGCCGGGCCTTCAGCGCCTTCAGGGGCGCGGAGGGGAAGTAGATCATCGGGCCGGGCCAGCTGGCCGGGCCTTCGCCCTGCACGGCGCGTCCACCGATCGGATAGACCTGCGACGAGCCGCCGCCCGACAGCACGCCGACGTCGGCGTGGCCGCCGATCACGACGATCTTCCGGGCCGTCGACAGCAGGGGCAGCAGGCCCTTGTCGTTCTTCAGCAGCACCACGCCTTCCTCGGCGTCGGCGCGGGTGACCTTGGCGTGGGCGGCGTAGTCGATCGGGGCGATCTTCACCGGCTTTTCGACCACGCCGCTGGCGAACAGGCCGCGCAGGACGCGGCGGGCCATGTCGTCCAGCCGGGCCTGGCTGACCTCGCCCTTGGCCAGGGCGTCCTTCAGCGGGCCCTTGAAGAAGGACTGGGTGTCGAAGGCGTCGCCGGCCGATTCCTGATCGAGGCCGGCGTTGACCGCCTTGGCGCTGGAATGGGCCGCGCCCCAGTCGGACATCACGTAGTTCTTGTAGCCCCAGTCCTGCTTGAGGACCTTGTTCAGCAGGAAGTCGTTCTCGCAGGCGTAGTCGCCGTTGACCCGATTATAGGCGCACATCACCGAATGCGGGTCGGAGTCCTCGATCGCGAACTGGAAGGCCAGCAGGTCGGAGGTGCGGGCCTCGGCCTCGCCGATCCTGGCGTCCAGCACGAAGCGGCCGGTCTCCTGGCCGTTCAGGGCGTAGTGCTTGATGGTCGAGACGATGGCGTTGGACTGGATGCCCTTGATCTGGGCGCCCACCATCTTGCCGGCCAGCCAGGGGTCCTCGCCGCCATATTCGAAGTTGCGGCCGTTACGGGGCTCGCGGACCAGGTTCACGCCGCCGGCCAGCATGACGTTGAAGCCGGAGGCGCGGGCTTCGGCGCCGATCATCGCGCCGCCGGTCTGGGCCAGCTGCGGGTTCCAGGTGGCGGTGGTGGCCATGCCGGAGGGCAGGGCGGTGCGTTCGCGCTTGTTGGGTTCGCCGCCCTGGGTGGCCACGCCGACGCCGGCGTCGGTCTGGAACTGGGCCGGGATGCCCAGCCGCGCGATTCCCGGCACGTAGCCAGCCGAGCCAGGCAGAGCCTCGGGCACGCGCTTGTACTTGTCGCCCATGTCGGCGCCGAAGAAACCGAAGATGACGGTCAGCTTCTCGTCCTGGGTCATGGCCTTGACCGCCAGATCGGCGCGCGTATCGGCGTCAAGCTTGGGGTCCAGCCACGGACGGGTCGCCGGCGCCGCGGCGGGCGCCTGGGCGCAGGCGGCGGTGGCCAGGACGCCGGCGGACGCGCCAAGCATGAGGGCCAGGGCCGGGCCCCGCCAGGTCTGTCGGTTCATAGTACCTCCCGTTTGATCGACGCTGACGATATCCGCCGGCGCGTGTTGGAATTGCGGCCTAGCTTTGGCGAACAGGGCCGGTGGAGTCGCGGATCACCAGGCTATGCTGGGTCAGGATGGTGGCCGCCGCCTTGCCGAGCGCGGCGTTGGCGCTCCAGCCGTTGAGGGCGGTGATGGCCCGCTGGGTCATCTGGTCGAATGGCTGGCGGATCGTGGTCAGGGACGGCCAGATCGCGGCGGCGATCGGCGCGTCGTCGAAACCCACCACCGACAGTTCGTCCGGCAGCTTCAGACCGCGGCGCTGGGCCTCCATGCAGGTGGCGGCCGCCATGTCGTCATTGGCCGCGAAGATCGCGGTCGGCGGATCGGCCATGTCCAGCAGGGCCTGGGCGCCCGCCAGGCCGCCCTTGAAGCTAAAGTCGCCGGGGACGATCAGGGCGGGATCGGGGCGCGGCTTACCGGCGGCGGCATAGGCTTCGTAGACGCCGTTGCGGCGCAGCGTGCTGGCGGCGTGGTCGGGGTGGCCGGCGATGTGGCCGATCCGCTCGTGTCCCAGGCTGAACAGGTGCTCGACCACCTCGCGGGCGGCGGCGCGGTCGTCCATCACGATGCTGGGCGACAGGGAATCTGGGCTGGTCGGCGAGATCAGCACGCAGCGCACGCCGTGCTCGCGCAGCAGGGCCTTCAGCGGCGCGAAATCGCATTCGGGCGGCAGCAGCACCATCTCCCGGATGCCGCCCTCGGTCACGAAGGCGCGGATGCGGTCCTGCCAGCCGGCCATGTCGCCCTCGACCAGTTCGGCCGATAGGTGGCGGCCGTTCTGCAGGCAGGCGACCATCAGGGCGTGGTGGATCCGGGTCTGGTAGCCGCCGCTGGGATCCCCCATCAGGATGCCGACCGCCGGGGCGGCCTGGGCGCGCAGGCCCCGAGCCACGGCGTTGGGATGATAGTCCAGGGCCTGCATGGCGGCGCGCACCCGCTCGCGGGTCTTGGCGCTGACGCTCTCGTGGTCGTTCATCACCCGCGAGACGGTCTTGGGCGACACGCCTGCCTGCAGCGCCACATCGTGGATCGTCGCCATGACCTTGTCGCACCCGGACTCCAGGGATCGCCGCGCGCCGACCGTCCTGGTCGCCGCCGCC
It encodes:
- a CDS encoding beta-glucosidase — its product is MNRQTWRGPALALMLGASAGVLATAACAQAPAAAPATRPWLDPKLDADTRADLAVKAMTQDEKLTVIFGFFGADMGDKYKRVPEALPGSAGYVPGIARLGIPAQFQTDAGVGVATQGGEPNKRERTALPSGMATTATWNPQLAQTGGAMIGAEARASGFNVMLAGGVNLVREPRNGRNFEYGGEDPWLAGKMVGAQIKGIQSNAIVSTIKHYALNGQETGRFVLDARIGEAEARTSDLLAFQFAIEDSDPHSVMCAYNRVNGDYACENDFLLNKVLKQDWGYKNYVMSDWGAAHSSAKAVNAGLDQESAGDAFDTQSFFKGPLKDALAKGEVSQARLDDMARRVLRGLFASGVVEKPVKIAPIDYAAHAKVTRADAEEGVVLLKNDKGLLPLLSTARKIVVIGGHADVGVLSGGGSSQVYPIGGRAVQGEGPASWPGPMIYFPSAPLKALKARLPGADIQYADGKDTAAAAKLAAGADVVLVFATHWNGEAFDSPLTLENDQDALIDAVATANGKTVVVLETGGPVLMPWLSKVGGVVEAWYPGSEGGEAIARVLTGEVDASGRLPVTFPAALDQLPRPVLDGDPKKPDDLFAVDYTIEGAAVGYKWFDKKGHQPLFAFGHGLSYTTFAYDNLKAEAKGGVLTVSFDVRNTGKRTGKAVPQVYVSPKAGGWEAPQRLAGFKKVELAPGATTRVSLSVDPRLLATWNDKAHGWSVAAGDYTVTLGASSRDAAAKAQVALGARSIPVGLIKR
- a CDS encoding LacI family DNA-binding transcriptional regulator; amino-acid sequence: MATIHDVALQAGVSPKTVSRVMNDHESVSAKTRERVRAAMQALDYHPNAVARGLRAQAAPAVGILMGDPSGGYQTRIHHALMVACLQNGRHLSAELVEGDMAGWQDRIRAFVTEGGIREMVLLPPECDFAPLKALLREHGVRCVLISPTSPDSLSPSIVMDDRAAAREVVEHLFSLGHERIGHIAGHPDHAASTLRRNGVYEAYAAAGKPRPDPALIVPGDFSFKGGLAGAQALLDMADPPTAIFAANDDMAAATCMEAQRRGLKLPDELSVVGFDDAPIAAAIWPSLTTIRQPFDQMTQRAITALNGWSANAALGKAAATILTQHSLVIRDSTGPVRQS